In Brevibacillus brevis, a genomic segment contains:
- the coxB gene encoding cytochrome c oxidase subunit II, with protein MKGWQQFWRQLSLFGLLALALTGCGKDELSTLKPSGPVAAMQYDLMKLSSAIMIGVFIVVMLIFTYVLIRYRKRPGQQGIPKQVEGNHALEILWTVIPFLLLIVMAVPTVTTGFELHKSYSKEEALQVKVTAHQFWWEFEYPDLGVSTAQDLVIPVGKKVQFTVTSADVMHAFWIPALGGKIDTNPGQENKIWLQADKTGTFYGKCAELCGASHALMDFKVEVMDQAAFDSWTNGMKGIQSAEPAVATSASAAQGQEIFNKSCLGCHAVAGKGGKMGPNLTNFADRERVAGILAHTPENVAEWLKDPQKVKPGNNMPNLNLDDTQVKALVDYLQTLSVK; from the coding sequence ATGAAGGGTTGGCAACAGTTTTGGCGTCAGCTATCTCTGTTTGGTCTGCTGGCGCTGGCATTAACCGGTTGTGGCAAAGATGAGCTCTCCACGCTCAAGCCATCCGGTCCGGTTGCAGCGATGCAGTATGACTTGATGAAGCTGTCCTCCGCTATCATGATCGGCGTTTTTATTGTCGTTATGCTGATCTTTACGTACGTCCTCATTCGATACCGTAAGCGTCCGGGACAGCAGGGAATTCCGAAACAGGTGGAAGGCAATCATGCACTTGAAATTCTTTGGACAGTAATTCCATTCCTGCTTCTGATCGTAATGGCGGTTCCGACGGTGACGACCGGATTCGAGCTCCACAAGTCGTATTCCAAAGAGGAAGCGCTTCAAGTGAAGGTGACGGCTCACCAGTTCTGGTGGGAATTCGAATATCCGGATCTTGGCGTATCCACTGCACAGGACCTGGTGATTCCTGTCGGCAAAAAAGTTCAATTTACGGTGACGTCTGCTGACGTTATGCACGCATTCTGGATTCCGGCATTGGGTGGCAAGATCGACACGAACCCTGGCCAGGAAAACAAAATTTGGCTCCAAGCCGACAAGACTGGCACTTTCTACGGAAAATGCGCGGAGCTCTGTGGAGCGTCCCACGCCTTGATGGACTTCAAGGTGGAAGTCATGGATCAGGCAGCGTTTGACAGCTGGACCAACGGCATGAAGGGCATCCAGTCCGCAGAGCCGGCGGTTGCGACCAGCGCAAGTGCGGCACAAGGTCAAGAAATCTTCAACAAGAGCTGTCTGGGATGCCATGCTGTAGCTGGCAAAGGCGGAAAAATGGGTCCAAACCTGACCAACTTCGCAGATCGCGAACGCGTAGCAGGTATCCTCGCCCACACGCCTGAAAACGTCGCAGAGTGGCTGAAAGATCCGCAAAAGGTGAAGCCGGGCAACAACATGCCGAACCTGAACCTGGATGATACGCAAGTGAAAGCGCTTGTAGATTACTTGCAAACACTCAGCGTGAAGTAA
- a CDS encoding SDR family oxidoreductase, which produces MQKRLVCLVTGSSSGFGKHVSAALVKAGFQVIASMRDTSKREPLDKIAKLNIESEHMEVIPLDVTSSKQIEESVSAIIDRYGRIDLLVNNAGWACGGFAEEIPEEDWREQFEVNVFGLINVTRAVLPHMRKQGCGRIINISSISGRIGFPGLAPYAASKHAVEGFSESLRLEMRPFGVDVILIEPGSYRTSIWEKGLRKTTFSPDSPYAAQNERLMASVAQIMESAPEPDEVVSAIVHAATIPKPRLRYPVGRGVRLAIAAKSILPWSWIEAMIASRLK; this is translated from the coding sequence ATGCAAAAACGACTGGTTTGCCTCGTAACAGGCTCCTCTAGCGGCTTCGGAAAACACGTTTCCGCAGCATTAGTCAAGGCTGGTTTTCAGGTAATTGCATCCATGCGCGACACGTCCAAACGAGAGCCACTTGACAAAATTGCAAAATTGAATATAGAGAGCGAACATATGGAAGTAATCCCCTTGGATGTCACATCTTCGAAGCAGATTGAGGAAAGCGTCTCTGCTATCATCGACCGCTATGGAAGAATCGATCTCTTGGTGAACAACGCGGGCTGGGCCTGCGGAGGCTTCGCCGAGGAAATCCCGGAAGAAGACTGGCGCGAGCAATTTGAAGTCAATGTGTTCGGACTGATCAACGTCACCCGGGCCGTCTTGCCCCACATGCGAAAACAGGGCTGCGGCCGGATCATCAACATCAGCAGCATCAGCGGCCGCATCGGCTTTCCCGGCCTGGCCCCTTACGCCGCTTCCAAGCACGCGGTCGAAGGCTTCAGCGAATCTCTGCGGCTGGAGATGCGGCCGTTTGGTGTGGACGTCATCCTGATCGAGCCGGGCTCGTACCGTACATCCATATGGGAAAAGGGGCTGCGCAAGACCACATTCTCACCCGACTCTCCCTATGCGGCGCAAAATGAACGGCTGATGGCCTCCGTCGCGCAAATCATGGAGAGCGCCCCCGAGCCGGATGAAGTCGTGTCCGCCATCGTGCACGCAGCCACGATCCCCAAGCCTCGCCTGCGCTATCCCGTCGGCCGGGGAGTACGCCTCGCGATCGCTGCGAAAAGCATCCTCCCGTGGTCGTGGATCGAAGCCATGATCGCCAGCAGGCTCAAGTGA
- a CDS encoding multidrug resistance efflux transporter family protein has protein sequence MRAIILGVVASLFFAFTFVLNRAMELSGGSWLYSASLRYLFMIPFLLLIVGIRGRLRPLWEEMKARPWQWLVWSFVGFVLFYAPLCFAAMYSPGWLIAGTWQVTIIAGSLLVPLFGQKIPYKGLLMSLLILVGVALMQLHEARALGGREVWLGIVPIVVAAFAYPLGNRKMMAITGGRIDAYERVLGMTLASLPFWLLLGGWGLATEGPPSGSQMLQSLLVALTSGIVATVLFFQATDMAKGNAQRLAVVEATQAGEVVFAVLLEILILSAPLPGIWSAVGMVLVIVGMVLHSVLSAAPSSKKRTSASS, from the coding sequence ATGAGGGCAATCATACTGGGAGTCGTGGCTTCACTCTTTTTCGCATTTACATTCGTGCTCAACCGGGCGATGGAGCTGTCGGGCGGAAGCTGGCTGTACAGTGCATCCTTGCGCTATTTGTTTATGATTCCGTTCCTGCTTTTGATCGTCGGCATTCGCGGTCGGCTGCGGCCGCTGTGGGAGGAAATGAAAGCTCGGCCGTGGCAGTGGCTGGTATGGAGCTTTGTGGGTTTCGTCCTGTTTTACGCGCCCCTCTGCTTCGCGGCGATGTACAGCCCGGGCTGGCTGATCGCGGGGACATGGCAGGTGACGATCATTGCCGGGTCACTTCTGGTTCCGCTGTTCGGTCAGAAAATTCCGTACAAGGGCCTGCTCATGTCCTTGCTGATCCTGGTCGGAGTAGCTCTCATGCAGCTCCACGAGGCAAGAGCGCTGGGGGGACGGGAAGTATGGCTCGGGATCGTCCCGATTGTCGTCGCTGCCTTTGCCTATCCGCTCGGGAACCGCAAGATGATGGCGATCACAGGGGGGCGGATCGACGCCTATGAGCGCGTGCTGGGCATGACGCTGGCCAGCCTCCCCTTCTGGCTGCTGCTCGGGGGATGGGGTCTCGCGACGGAAGGTCCGCCCAGCGGCAGTCAAATGCTGCAATCGCTGCTCGTTGCGCTGACATCGGGGATCGTGGCGACCGTCCTGTTTTTCCAGGCGACGGACATGGCCAAAGGAAACGCGCAGCGGCTGGCGGTGGTCGAGGCGACGCAGGCCGGCGAGGTCGTCTTTGCGGTCCTGCTCGAGATCCTGATCCTGAGTGCGCCGCTGCCTGGAATCTGGTCCGCTGTCGGGATGGTGCTGGTCATTGTCGGGATGGTCCTGCACAGCGTATTGTCGGCTGCTCCCTCCAGCAAAAAGCGGACGAGCGCGTCTTCCTAG
- a CDS encoding SurA N-terminal domain-containing protein, with translation MKKFDVSILSASILLVGLAVLGVYQASEQERDPALVKAGDTSITQYQLYDEMKSLYGKQMLNELVAQSLIKQEAKLQNITVSKEDVDKEINGMKQQIGSEEAFKNYLDSMGMNEEKLRNQLQLLMTRDKLLDKAFPVTEEQIQQYYNANKDQMGSPAPELDKVRDQIKNVLVESNRSENYGKWMESLEKNHKVEWYDPSFAESAAESAADSAQTQTEAPIK, from the coding sequence GTGAAGAAGTTTGACGTTTCCATTCTTTCGGCCTCCATCCTGCTGGTGGGACTAGCTGTGCTAGGGGTCTACCAGGCAAGCGAGCAGGAGCGCGACCCTGCGTTGGTCAAGGCAGGCGATACCTCGATCACGCAGTACCAATTGTACGATGAAATGAAAAGTCTGTACGGGAAACAGATGCTAAACGAACTTGTGGCGCAATCTTTAATCAAGCAGGAAGCCAAACTGCAAAATATAACGGTCAGCAAAGAAGATGTAGACAAGGAAATCAACGGGATGAAGCAGCAGATCGGTTCGGAGGAAGCTTTTAAAAACTACCTGGACAGTATGGGAATGAACGAAGAAAAGCTCCGGAACCAGCTGCAGCTCCTCATGACCCGCGACAAGCTGCTGGACAAGGCGTTCCCGGTGACTGAGGAGCAAATCCAGCAGTACTACAACGCGAACAAAGACCAGATGGGTTCGCCTGCCCCCGAATTGGACAAAGTGCGGGATCAGATCAAAAACGTTCTGGTGGAAAGCAACCGCAGCGAAAATTACGGGAAGTGGATGGAGTCGCTGGAGAAGAATCACAAGGTCGAATGGTACGATCCGTCGTTTGCCGAGAGCGCTGCCGAAAGTGCTGCCGACAGTGCACAGACGCAAACCGAGGCCCCAATCAAATAA